From Haloarcula sp. CBA1127, a single genomic window includes:
- the nikR gene encoding nickel-responsive transcriptional regulator NikR gives MSDDLDRISLTLPSSMVDRLDGIVDEWEYASRSEAIRDSLRDFFATYEWESGDEQHHHGTIVIVHDHHVSGIADELQTVQHEMADIITSVQHIHLSHDTCMETLVVEGAGGTITELANRLRAIGGVQQVKVVVVDE, from the coding sequence ATGAGTGACGATCTCGACCGGATCAGTCTGACACTCCCGTCGTCGATGGTCGACCGGCTCGACGGCATCGTCGACGAGTGGGAATACGCGAGCCGGTCGGAGGCGATACGGGACTCACTGCGTGACTTCTTTGCGACCTACGAGTGGGAATCCGGTGACGAACAACACCATCACGGGACGATTGTCATCGTGCACGACCACCACGTCTCGGGTATCGCTGACGAACTCCAGACGGTCCAACACGAGATGGCCGACATCATCACGTCCGTCCAGCACATCCATCTCTCCCACGATACCTGTATGGAGACGCTGGTCGTTGAGGGCGCGGGTGGCACAATCACCGAGTTGGCCAACCGACTCCGTGCGATTGGTGGCGTCCAGCAAGTCAAGGTCGTCGTTGTCGACGAGTGA
- a CDS encoding energy-coupling factor ABC transporter permease, with amino-acid sequence MHIPDGYIDLPLALLFGALAVVVLSVAAKRVNGEISDARAPLLGVVAASIFAAQMLDWPIPGGTSAHFVGGAFAAILLGPHLGALCVATVVTIQALVFGDGGLVVLGANVFNMAVVEVYVGYAIYRLLVPYGEFRAAFVAGWLGITAGALTAALQLGLSSAFQYQLLTTLSIMGVGHLVLGLIEGAITASVYRYLARARPDLRPNAASEVSA; translated from the coding sequence ATGCATATTCCCGACGGATATATCGATCTGCCGCTTGCACTGCTGTTTGGTGCGCTTGCGGTCGTCGTTTTGAGCGTTGCTGCGAAGCGCGTCAACGGTGAAATATCTGATGCGCGCGCACCGTTGCTCGGCGTCGTCGCGGCGAGCATCTTCGCTGCACAGATGCTCGATTGGCCGATTCCGGGCGGAACCAGCGCCCATTTCGTCGGGGGCGCGTTCGCGGCGATTCTTCTCGGCCCGCATCTGGGTGCACTCTGTGTTGCGACTGTCGTCACGATTCAGGCGCTCGTCTTCGGTGACGGCGGGCTCGTGGTGCTCGGCGCGAACGTGTTCAACATGGCTGTCGTCGAGGTGTATGTCGGCTACGCCATCTATCGCCTGCTCGTTCCCTACGGTGAGTTCCGCGCCGCCTTCGTCGCGGGGTGGTTGGGAATCACGGCCGGCGCACTAACCGCCGCGCTCCAGCTCGGCCTTTCCTCGGCGTTTCAGTACCAGTTGCTGACGACGCTGTCGATAATGGGTGTCGGGCATCTCGTACTCGGGCTGATTGAGGGGGCCATCACCGCCTCGGTCTATCGCTACCTCGCCCGCGCTCGCCCCGACCTCCGGCCGAACGCCGCTTCGGAGGTGAGCGCGTGA
- a CDS encoding PDGLE domain-containing protein codes for MAGARPDWLPRALAALLVLTLLAPVFGWAAGQVGYAEPLENAAETTGATEHATAVGTALFPDYGVPGFGGATGTFVSAVVGTALTLLLGVGIGRLLGANTDQRQ; via the coding sequence ATGGCTGGAGCCCGCCCCGACTGGCTGCCCCGTGCGCTCGCCGCGCTCTTGGTCCTAACGCTGCTTGCGCCAGTGTTCGGGTGGGCAGCCGGGCAGGTCGGCTACGCCGAACCGCTCGAGAACGCCGCCGAGACGACAGGTGCGACAGAACACGCCACCGCCGTCGGTACCGCGCTGTTCCCCGACTACGGTGTCCCCGGATTCGGCGGCGCGACCGGGACGTTCGTGTCGGCTGTCGTCGGAACGGCACTGACGCTCCTGCTCGGTGTTGGCATCGGTCGCCTGCTCGGGGCGAATACCGACCAGCGCCAGTAA